Within Capra hircus breed San Clemente chromosome 7, ASM170441v1, whole genome shotgun sequence, the genomic segment CTCCCTTATGAAATGCTCTGTACCTGGAAACTTTTCCAACCCATGCTCAGACTGCCTCAGTGTATTTATTTCTCTGGCTGTGTTGAGTCTCAGCTGCGGCATGTTGCGTCTTCATCGCATTATGTTGGATCTTCCCTCAAAGCTTatcggctcagtagttgtggcgtggGGCTTAGCTTCTCCAGAgcaaacccttgtcccctgcgttgcaaggcagattcttaactagaccaccagggaagcccctgggccgCCATTCTTGCTGCTATGCCTGGTTCAGAAGACAGGCCTGGGCCGAGCAGCCTGGTCCCAGGAGCTCAGCGGGCGTGCGAGTGGGGTTTCCTAGGTCAGTGGGACAGGAAGCCCCTGCAGTGCCTGGTGTTGGGGCCCCTTGAGGAGTGGTGACGGAGGATAAGCTCATGGTGGTGGGCGCCATGGTATGAGGAAGAGCGCCCTGACCATCCAGCTCATCGAGAACCACCCTATGGAGGACAACGCCACCATGGAGGTGAGCCGGCTTTTGTCCACAGCCTGGCTCCTGACAGGGGCTTGTCCTCCACTCGCTCTGCAAGAGGGGTCCCCTTGTCCTAGGTCCTGGGGGCACAAGAGGAGCGAGGGAAGGTCCCCTCCTACGAAGGCTGGCTGCCTCTAAGCTCCTACTGGAAGCAAGTGGTCACTGATGGGGACACCTGCCTACTGGACACAGCAGACCAGGAGAGTCAGCGTCGTGGAGACCAGTACGTGAGCACCAGGGAGGGCTTTCCCCTGGGTGCTTGCATCAGCAATATCGAGTCCTTCAAGGGGATCCACCAGCCCTGGTGAGCTGACCACTGGCCTTCAGGGGCTTCCTGTCCTCTCTCTGTGGCCCCAAGTGCAGCCCAGCCCACAGCCCGCCCACTGGATCACACCTTCCTCCTTGTAGGGAGCAGATCAAGTGGGTGAAGGCCTCAGATGGCATACCTGTGGTGCTGGTGGGAACAAGTGTGACCTGGTCATGGTACCGTGGAGTCTCAGCAGGCCAGAACCTCACCCAAAACTGCAGTGTCCCCTGCAGTGATGTGTTGGCCCAGATGCACCAGGTGGaagcccccctccctgccccccatccAGCCAGGGCCCTGTGCCACCCCCACTACCTGGGAACAGCACTCAGTGCCCCTTCTCCCTCCATCCAGGGCAGCTGCTCGACCTCTGGCTCCAGCTAAGGGAACCCCTGGAACCCACTGAGATTCCCGTGAACCAGCAGCCCCTCAAgctgtgagtctccccaggaggcAGGGGCAGCGAGGGAGTCCAGGACCCGGGTCTGGGCTGGCACAGCTCCCGGGGGAGGTGAAGGTCCCCAGAGACAGCTGCCCTGAGCCAAGCAGGAGCGGTGACCCTTTGGTCATGGCCCATGTGCCCCCAGAGCGCCCCAAGGTCCCGGTCAGCTCTGACCCCTCAGTGGGCAGTGGGAGGGCTGCTGAGGACACGTATTCCAGTAGGGTGCCCCTGGAGCCCGATACAAGCAGGACCCAGCTCCCCATTTGTGGGGTGAACGGGGAAGGATCTGCGATTCTGCTCGAGGCGGAGGCAGTGTTCCCCTTGAGCCGGTGCCCTCTTCCTTCCACTGGTGCGTGAGATCCGGCAGCATGCCGCCCGAGGAGGGGGCCCTAGGCTGCCTGAGCTCAGGTGCTGCTCCTGACAGGTGTGGAGGGGGCACGGAGGTGTCCAGTGTGATGTGGGAGGGGGTATGTCACGTgggtgtggggaggaggaggcagggaagaaaggaagtgCCACTGGAGCCTGGCCAGCCCAGGTTGgtggacagagtgactgaactgatgctccCTGCCCGCCAGCTGTTGCTCTCCTGGAGCCCAGCCCTGGCCCACCGGGCACAGGCTGAGTCGCAGTCAATCATCCAATGGTCTTGATCCTGGGGTTTGGCTGAAGCTCAGAGTCTGCAGTGCCTGTAGCCTCCCACAAGGCAGCTGGGAACCTCAGTTTTGTCCAGCTGGTGCCCCCTTTGCCTCTGGGGGCCCTGAGAGCATCCTTCGGAGACATCTGGGTGCCACAAGAACCAGCCAGTCTAGTACTTAATGCACGAAAATGTATTAACCTTTAACCAGCAAGGGGGGAAACTGAAACCAAAGTCTGCCCGTCCCCTGGAGGGAGACCTTCATAGCGAATGGCTGGGGGGGCAGGGAACCCAGTTGGACCCCAGGTGGGGCTGTATTTGCTGAGATTTAGGGGCCCCAAAAGGCAGTCACTGACTTGGACACAGTGTGTTGTGTCTGCCCAAACAGCAGCACCCTCTGCTCCTTATGCGTGTGAGGGTGGAGGTGGCCTGTTGCTCCCAGAGGCTCCTCAGGTCACCAAAGGGACCTTGTGGGGCATGCTCAGGGTGTAGGAGACCACATACAGCTCCGAGAGGGCTCGCCTTGCCTTGAGCCAGCGTTCCTGACCGGCCGGGGCAGCCCCTTTAGTCACAGTCCAGGCTGGGGGGTGCTCACACAGCCTCTGCTCTCCTGGAGCCCAAATTCAGGCCCTTTGGAGTCAGGGACTTGTGCTATATGGGGGTAGGGGTAGGGTCCATTCTCCAAGAAGCTCAGCGTGAAAAAGCAGGGCATGCTGCTGGCTTCTGGGGACCTCGGGGTCCCCGGGAGCCTCGGGGTCCCTGTGCTCACAGTCACCTCATCCTCTGGAGGCCCCTGAACGTCCAGGCTCCCTATGGACACAGAGCTCAGGGGGCCATGCGGTTGTGTGGGGTCTTGACGCAGCTCTTGGGGTGCTGTCCTGGCTCCATCATGGCTGTGCTGGTGCTGGTCACTCATGGGAGGGATGCTGGCTTCAGCTGCCTCAGGGCAGGAGGGGTGTCCTGGGCCCAGTGGCGCCGTCTTCAGCAGGCTGGGTGGAGCTGGTTGCCGGGGCCTCAGCGGGGTCACGGAGTCAGGCCTGTCGTGTGGCCCTGGGGGTGGCCCAGGCAGGGACTGAAGGGGAAGGGACCCAGCATTCCGGCTCAAAGCCGAGGTCTGGGGGCCACCTGCCTGGGGCCTCACAGATCACTGGGAAGTTTGGGAGGGAATTGTATCGCTGGGGTCTGCACAAGGTGGGCCCGTGGGGCCAGGCATGGCAGAGGCGGCCCAGCTATGAGAACAGCCCTCTAGGCCGCCAATCTCTGGGCTCTGTGGTGGCTGTCCAGAAAAGCAAATGGCCAGGGGTAAGGGGAAAGCCCGGGACTCGCCCACCCCCTAGTGCCTGAGAGGGTGACTCATGGGGAGACCAGGGCTGAGCCCACTTGCGCAGGGGCGGCTCATATTTCATCCTAGGTAGCTCAGCCATGGAGGCCTGCAGCTGCATGCACACTGCGCCGTCCTCCAGGGCTCTGGCCTGGGACAGCACGTCCTGCAGGAATTCCTGCAGCCTTCCAGGGGCAGTGTCAGGAGGCGCTCTAGGGGTGGTGGTGCCGTCAGGCCATTGGGGGACCCACAGGGAAGGCTCAACCCCTCACCCTGGGGGTCCtcctgtgggggaggggtggctgtgttccaatgtGCGCCACCCCTGGGGGTCCATCTGTCCTGACAGAGCCCCAGGGAGCGCCCCGGTTAGGGGCACTCACCACAGGGCACCCTGACCGCCTTCATGTGGCTGGCACTCCCTCCTCCGTGGCCTGTACTCCACACTCAGGCCCGCTTCCTCCTGTGCACCTTGAGGACGGTGGAGGCCATGGCCGTGAGCGTGTGCCCACCCTCCAGGATGGAGGTATCCCAGAGCCTCAGGGTCAGCGGAAAGGGGGCTCTGTGGGGACCGTGGGCATGGGAGGAGCCGCTAGAGCAGGACAGGGGGTCCCAGCACAGGGTTAGAAGCCCCATCTGCCTCTGGTCCCTGCAGTCCCACCGTTTGTCAGACAaggtcccagagcttgctcatctGGCTGGACAAAGGTGCTCCCACCAGGCCTCTCAGGGTCCTTAGGGCCTGACAGCACACCAGCTAACCCTCTTGGTGGGGACACCTCAGCAGATCACGATGGTGGCTCGGCTGCACCCCAGGTTGACCCACCCTTCCCGAAGGGAGCCAGGCAGAAACGGCGGGTCCCTGGGACTTCAAGGTGCCCTGGGCCCACCAGGAGGGCTCTGGGCTGCCCTTCGGGGCTCCTCAGGAGGGTCTTGGCATATCTGAGGGTGGGGTTTGTCCCTCCCTGGGCATCAGGAgtaggggacagggaggccttggaaCCCAGCGTCCCTGGGCAGCCTTACCTGGTTGATGAAGCACTGCATGAACCACGTGGGTGTGTAAATCCCCACAGACATCTGCTCTAAAGCAGGGCAGGGGGTGCTCAGGGCCTGCCTGCTCTGCCGGAAACCTCCCTACTTGAGGGCCCTCTACAGCCACCCTCGGGGGTGGTGGACATGCTGTCCATGGGCCTGCTCAGCCCGAGCTCACCCCTGGCCGCCCCCAGGAGAAGGTGAGTGAAGCCTGCAGGAAGCCAAGTCCctgcagtggccatgggacaGCACCTCTGGGCGGGGCAACAGCTGTACTCACCATATGTCCCTTCAACTTGGGGAGGGCTCTGCCGAGAATGTGCCTGTGATGGGCCTGGAATCTTAGCAATGTCAGGAATCCAGGGATGAAGCCTGAGGAGCCCCCAGACCCCCACAAGTCAGAGCCTTGCCCAGAGGGGAGTGGAGTACCACAGGAGCCCCCAGTGGTGACCCCTGCCTGTGGGGCCCTCTTGAGCCCTGGCTGGACATGCTCTTCCCAGGCAGGGCAGCCTGTGAGGCCAGGGCAGAGGCCCTGCTCCTGGATGCCCAGCTCAGCTGGTGCcctgggcagaggggtggggaggcatCTGGCCCCGGCATGCTGTCCCCACAGCAGGCACAGTGGGGAATGGTAGGCCTGGTATGGAGGGGCAGCGAGTGTGGCCCCCAGGGGAGATGGGGGTGTGTACCTGGCCATCTACTGGCCTCTGCAGCCaggctgggggcagaggaggTGATGTTGCTGCCTGGGCTTTATGTGGCGGTGGGCTTGCGGGGTGTCTGGTGGATGGCAGGCTTGAGGCAGAAGGACCagcagggaaggaagggagagtgCATGAGGCTGGGACTGAGGGCTGAGGTTCCAGAACCCAAAGGGCAGCGTGGGGAACCAGTGTCCTTTGCTGATGGGGAGCTATCCTGGGCCAGGGTCCCCACCAGCCCCCCTGCAAAGAGACCCTGGATCCTCAGGCTTGCCCAGCCGTCCTCTGTGGGCACCTACCACCCATGGTGTGCTTGTCGTCAGTCATCAGCTGCACTAGCCTCCAGAAGGCATCTTCTTAATTCAGGAACATCAGTAGGATGGCCGCAAACTTGTTCATGTCCTAGAAGTAGCCCACCTCCTGCAAGAGCCAGAGGTGTGGAGGACCCACCTGGAGGCCACTCTGTCCCCTCCTGACACTCCCACCTCTGCTCCTGGATGCTCCTGATTCATGACCAGCAGGAAGGCCCCCTGGAATGGGCAGGGCCTGGGCGTGCAGATATTCTCAGTGTCATACATGGAATAGGCCCCCAGCACGTGGAACAGGGCCTGCTGCCTGGGGAAGGGGACCCAGGGGGCATCTTTCACACTGATGCTCTTAGTTTTATATTGTCTGACAGAGCCTCACGACAGAGCAAGTGTGTTTAAGAAATGAGCCCCCAAAGCCAAGGAGTCCTGGGGCCACCCTGCTTTGGGACTGGCAGGGCCCCTCAGTAGAGACATCTCACTGTGAGAGGAGCATGAGGGGTCTAGGGTCACCACTCAGGCAGCACAGCCCACTCCTGCCTTGTTGCTCTCAGCCCCACTGTGGCCAGACCCCTCTTCTCTCTGGGGTGGGTGCTCTGAAGAGTGTCTCTTGGTCCAGAGTGAGCTTGATCTGCAGGCCAATAGCGTGCAGCCTGAATTGGTTGTGGCAGAACCCTCTCTCTTGCCTGCCCATACGTTTTCCCTGGCTGCCAGTGTCTTCAACCCACTCCCAGTTACCTGGATTGGAACAGCTTGTTCAGAAAGCATGAAGTGTTGGGAGATGTGATCTCTGGGTGCGTATTAGGGGATTACAGTACATGCTTCCGGTGTTGCAACAGGCTCGAGGTCACGTGTGAAAAAAGAATCccgcttctttttttctttttgccccaCTGcttggcttgtgagatcttagttccctgacagggatgcaacctgggccctctgcaatTAGAGTGTGGAGTCTAACCACTGAATtgctagggaattcccaagatttcttgtttttaaaatgcatactAGCAGCGGTGGGTTGGGGGGTTCCCTGGCTGACCAGGGATTATGAGTCTGTTCTTCCACctcaggaggcatgggtttgctccctggtcagggcactaagcGCCCACAGCCACATGCATGGCCAAAAACAAGCATACTGAGAGCCTAGCGATGGGGTGAGGCCAGAGGTCTCGGGTCCTCTGTGAAAGGCATGTGCTGGTCAAGGATGTGGTGAACGCAGGAGATGGGATGGGACTGGGTCCCTAAGTGATGGAATTTGGGGTTCACCAATCTGTTTTTACAAATGATAGAAACTGTAGAAGTAGAAATATGTAAGCAACACCATCGAGAGGGGCGTCATTTGACCCGTCTAACCCGAATTCAGTCCATCTGAACTCCTGTCCAGCCAGGTCTCTGCCGCCTGGAGCCCCTCCCCTCCCGCGGGTGCCCCGCCCCACTCTCCCCGCCCCAACCGCCACCCGCCGCGAGCCCTGCACCTCTGCCCGGGCTCCTAACGTGTGTACTCGCGCCCCCCTCGAGGTTCAGCCGGTACAGCCAGGACGGGCGACGGTCGACAACCTGCCACCCCAGCTCCAAACCCAGGTCCACGGCCTCCCCGCCAGGAACCTGGGGGCCCCCTTGATTCCGTACCGCTCCCAGAAGAAGAGGTTATTCCTGAAGGTGCGGTTAACGTCTACGTCAATGTGCTTGACGTCAGGGCCGCCCCGCCGGGCCCGTTCTTTTATGCGCTGTGGGCGGGGCCGAGGGGCGGGGCCAACGTCAGGAGGTCCTGACCCGCTGGACCAACCGCCACAACTGCCGCGACCGGGCGGGCGCTGCGAGCCCGAGGGACCGGAGCTGTTTTCTGCAGAAACCTCATTCCGCTTGTTTCTAAAGCCAGCGGGGCTCACGAGGGACTCCCCCGTCCAAGGCCCAGAACCCCGACCGTTAACAAGGTACCGTCCAGGCCCTCTGGACCCGTCCTCCGCCTCCCCCAGAGGCCTCCCAGGTGACAGCGCCCGCCAGGCCCTGAGCCTGGTCCCGGGCGGGGAGGGCGGCTGGGCCTCTGCTTCCTAACACCCTCTGGAGGGTCACTGCCGTTAGGCGGTAACAGGCGGGGCGGGGCGAGAAGGGGGCGGGATGGGGTGGGCGTGGCGAGGGGAGACTCCTGTTCGCTGCCTTTCCGTCTGACAGTCACCTACTCTTTTGGCGCCAGCCCGACTCAGGGGGCTCGGGCTCCCGACACCCTGACTCTAAAAACCGCCCAGGAGGAGCG encodes:
- the LOC102186002 gene encoding polyglutamine-repeat protein pqn-41 isoform X2, yielding MARLHPWIPDIAKIPGPSQAHSRQSPPQVEGTYGPHDRPDSVTPLRPRQPAPPSLLKTAPLGPGHPSCPEAAEASIPPMSDQHQHSHDGARTAPQELRQDPTQPHGPLSSVSIGSLDVQGPPEDEVTVSTGTPRLPGTPRSPEASSMPCFFTLSFLENGPYPYPHIAQVPDSKGPEFGLQESRGCVSTPQPGL
- the LOC102186002 gene encoding proline-rich receptor-like protein kinase PERK2 isoform X1, with the protein product MTDDKHTMGGFIPGFLTLLRFQAHHRHILGRALPKLKGHMSLPGPPPGPHDRPDSVTPLRPRQPAPPSLLKTAPLGPGHPSCPEAAEASIPPMSDQHQHSHDGARTAPQELRQDPTQPHGPLSSVSIGSLDVQGPPEDEVTVSTGTPRLPGTPRSPEASSMPCFFTLSFLENGPYPYPHIAQVPDSKGPEFGLQESRGCVSTPQPGL